One stretch of bacterium DNA includes these proteins:
- the nifE gene encoding nitrogenase iron-molybdenum cofactor biosynthesis protein NifE: protein MSCDRESLAGAVSQRACVFCGSRVVLYPIADALHLVHGPVGCAVYTWDIRGALSSGTELHRLSFSTDLQEKDVIFGGEEKLAGALHELIDRYHPRAAFVYSTCIVGIIGDDLDAICKRVSREKGIPVIPVKSEGFKGGKRDGYMAACAALSRLVGTGDTSGIGPFSLNIMGDFNLAGEIWIIREYFEKMGIQVVANITGDGRVDDIRRAHGAALNVVQCSGSTLYLAQSMEKEFGIPYLRVSYLGIEDMTESLYAVAGFFGDPHMMERTRKLVRDELAVLYPQLQKYRQALRGKKAAIYVGGAFKAFSLVKTFRLLDMEVVMVGSQTGRKEDYLELKEITSDGTVIVDDSNPLELASFLRGKKVDVFVGGVKERPIAYKLGIPFCDHNHERKEALEGFIGMLNFTREIYSSVMSPVWQFVPGRKR from the coding sequence ATGAGCTGCGACCGGGAGAGTCTGGCCGGTGCGGTCAGTCAAAGGGCCTGTGTTTTTTGCGGCTCCCGGGTTGTCCTCTACCCTATTGCCGATGCTCTTCACCTTGTCCACGGACCCGTAGGGTGTGCGGTCTATACGTGGGACATCCGGGGTGCGCTTTCTTCCGGGACCGAACTGCACCGGCTCAGCTTTTCCACAGACCTTCAGGAGAAGGATGTCATCTTCGGAGGTGAGGAAAAGCTCGCCGGGGCACTCCATGAGCTTATCGATCGTTATCATCCCAGGGCAGCCTTTGTTTACTCTACCTGTATTGTGGGAATCATTGGCGATGACCTCGATGCCATCTGCAAGAGAGTCTCCCGCGAAAAGGGCATTCCCGTTATCCCGGTGAAATCCGAGGGGTTTAAGGGAGGAAAGCGCGACGGTTATATGGCCGCCTGCGCGGCCCTCTCCCGCCTTGTGGGAACGGGCGATACTTCGGGGATCGGCCCTTTCAGCCTGAATATCATGGGAGATTTTAACCTGGCTGGCGAGATCTGGATCATCCGGGAATACTTCGAGAAGATGGGCATCCAGGTCGTAGCCAATATAACCGGAGATGGGCGGGTGGACGATATCCGCCGGGCGCATGGCGCTGCCCTGAACGTGGTCCAGTGCTCAGGCTCCACTCTGTATCTGGCTCAAAGCATGGAGAAGGAATTCGGCATTCCCTACCTTCGGGTTTCGTATCTTGGCATAGAGGACATGACCGAATCCCTCTATGCTGTAGCCGGATTCTTTGGTGATCCGCACATGATGGAGCGGACCAGAAAGCTGGTCCGCGACGAGCTGGCCGTTCTCTATCCGCAGCTTCAGAAGTATCGACAGGCATTGCGGGGGAAAAAGGCCGCCATCTACGTAGGCGGGGCTTTCAAGGCGTTCTCTCTGGTCAAGACCTTTCGCCTGCTCGACATGGAGGTGGTTATGGTCGGCTCCCAGACCGGCAGGAAGGAAGATTATCTGGAATTGAAGGAAATCACCTCTGATGGAACGGTCATAGTTGATGACTCCAATCCTCTGGAGCTGGCCTCCTTTCTCAGGGGAAAAAAGGTGGATGTGTTTGTGGGCGGCGTCAAGGAAAGACCCATTGCCTATAAACTGGGTATCCCTTTTTGTGACCATAATCACGAGAGAAAAGAGGCACTCGAAGGTTTTATCGGCATGTTGAACTTTACCCGTGAAATATACAGCTCGGTAATGAGCCCGGTATGGCAGTTTGTGCCTGGCCGTAAAAGATAA
- a CDS encoding nitrogenase component 1: protein MPAPAPQKVERKYVSTVNACKLCTPLGACLAFRGIEGAMPLLHGSQGCSTYMRRYIISHFNEPIDIASSSLGEKNAIYGGAINLKKGITNVIRKYRPQLLGIATTCLTETIGDNVPMILKEYLKEAGGPGDRETGGPGDRKDFREQGGLPLIISVSTPSYVGTHMDGFHLAVKAAVESLAEGGEKTGRVNLLPGFVSPADLRYLKEIMEGFGLEYTLLPDISESLDAPILEEYHKIPDGGTPLSEIRAMGRAQATIEFGRTLNYSYAAGNPYTAADYLQARFDVDKYSLGLPIGINETDRFFAVLEHLSGHPAPDSHRLERGRLIDAYVDSHKYLFGLRGIVYGEEDLVIGLASFLSETGIVPVLCASGGKSGRFEECIRAVCAAHAGNPAESLPVREGMDFYQIAEEAESLKPDLLIGNSKGYPLARKLNIPLIRVGFPIHDRIGGQRILHLGYRGAQRLLDQIVNTVIEKKQNDSPVGYAYM from the coding sequence ATGCCTGCACCCGCACCCCAAAAAGTGGAAAGGAAATATGTTTCCACAGTCAATGCCTGCAAGCTCTGCACTCCCCTGGGCGCATGTCTGGCCTTCAGAGGCATAGAGGGAGCAATGCCCCTTCTCCACGGCTCTCAGGGGTGCAGCACCTACATGAGGCGTTATATCATCAGCCATTTTAACGAGCCGATCGATATTGCCTCTTCATCTTTAGGGGAGAAAAACGCCATCTACGGCGGAGCCATAAACCTGAAAAAGGGAATAACCAACGTGATCAGGAAATACCGTCCCCAGCTCCTTGGAATCGCCACCACCTGCCTGACCGAGACCATCGGCGATAATGTCCCGATGATCCTGAAAGAATACCTGAAGGAGGCCGGGGGACCGGGAGACCGGGAGACGGGGGGACCGGGGGACAGAAAAGATTTCCGTGAACAGGGGGGGCTGCCTTTGATCATTTCCGTATCCACCCCCAGTTATGTCGGGACCCATATGGACGGGTTTCACCTCGCGGTTAAGGCTGCGGTGGAGTCGCTGGCTGAAGGGGGAGAGAAAACCGGCAGGGTCAACCTGCTTCCGGGCTTTGTCTCACCGGCAGATCTACGCTATCTCAAGGAAATCATGGAAGGGTTCGGACTCGAATATACGCTCTTGCCCGATATTTCCGAGAGCCTGGACGCGCCGATCCTTGAGGAATATCACAAAATACCTGATGGGGGCACGCCATTGTCTGAAATCCGGGCTATGGGAAGGGCACAGGCTACCATCGAGTTTGGCCGGACACTGAATTATTCATATGCAGCCGGGAACCCGTACACGGCCGCAGATTACCTTCAGGCCCGATTCGATGTGGACAAATACTCTCTTGGGCTTCCGATCGGAATCAATGAAACGGACCGCTTCTTTGCGGTCCTGGAGCACTTATCCGGACATCCTGCCCCGGATTCCCACCGGCTGGAGAGGGGAAGGCTCATCGATGCGTACGTGGACTCGCATAAGTACCTGTTTGGCCTGCGCGGCATTGTCTATGGAGAGGAAGACCTGGTGATCGGTCTGGCCTCATTTTTATCCGAGACAGGCATCGTCCCCGTGCTCTGCGCATCGGGGGGAAAAAGCGGCAGGTTCGAGGAATGCATCCGGGCCGTGTGTGCCGCACACGCTGGGAATCCTGCTGAGAGCCTTCCGGTCCGTGAAGGAATGGACTTTTACCAGATCGCGGAAGAGGCCGAGAGCTTGAAGCCGGACCTGCTCATAGGGAACAGCAAGGGTTATCCTCTGGCCAGAAAGCTCAATATCCCTTTGATCCGGGTGGGGTTTCCCATCCACGACCGGATCGGCGGGCAGCGCATCCTTCACCTTGGCTACCGGGGAGCACAGAGGCTGCTGGACCAGATCGTCAATACGGTTATTGAAAAAAAACAAAACGACTCACCCGTGGGCTATGCCTATATGTGA
- the nifB gene encoding nitrogenase cofactor biosynthesis protein NifB, which translates to MDLNRHPCYQVEAKGRFGRVHLPIAPKCNIQCNYCNRQYDCVNESRPGVTSTVLSPGQALRYVEQVLEREPRITVAGIAGPGDPLANAETTMETLSLIRQKFPKLILCLATNGLGLPPYLDRLAELKVSHVTVTINAVDPDVGEKMYAWVRDGRAVYRGGAAAELLLNRQIESIYGLKMRGFLVKVNCIVVPGENDHHVAEVARRMSELGVDIFNCMPVYPSPDTPFADITEPSEEMMSTLRQQAAQYIPQLYHCTRCRADAVGLLNEDRTQELRDCLTACSALPLNPDEDRPYVAVASREGTLVNLHLGEAAQFMIFGQAGKGFSLMETRPGPQPGSGQARWQALVHTLRDCRAVLVSGIGESPKTVLEKAGIRPVEMYGFIEQGLEAVFHNGDLRGLKARRISCTRAAGCSKSGSGAGCCG; encoded by the coding sequence ATGGATCTTAATCGACACCCCTGCTATCAGGTCGAAGCAAAAGGCCGGTTTGGCCGGGTGCATCTTCCTATAGCACCAAAATGTAATATACAATGCAATTATTGTAACCGCCAATATGACTGTGTCAATGAAAGCAGACCCGGAGTAACCAGCACCGTGCTCTCTCCGGGACAGGCTCTTCGGTATGTGGAACAGGTTCTTGAGAGGGAGCCAAGAATAACCGTGGCCGGAATAGCGGGTCCTGGAGACCCCCTGGCCAATGCAGAGACCACCATGGAAACGCTCAGCCTGATCAGGCAAAAATTCCCCAAATTGATTCTCTGCCTGGCCACCAACGGTCTGGGGCTGCCTCCCTACCTTGACAGGCTGGCCGAATTAAAGGTCAGCCATGTAACCGTAACCATAAATGCCGTAGATCCTGATGTTGGGGAAAAAATGTATGCCTGGGTCCGCGATGGCCGGGCCGTTTACCGGGGAGGGGCCGCAGCCGAGCTTCTCCTCAATCGACAGATTGAGTCTATTTATGGGCTGAAAATGCGCGGCTTTCTGGTCAAGGTCAACTGCATCGTTGTTCCCGGAGAAAACGACCACCATGTGGCTGAAGTGGCCCGGCGCATGAGTGAGCTTGGTGTGGATATCTTTAATTGCATGCCTGTTTATCCCAGTCCGGACACTCCTTTTGCGGATATTACCGAACCATCCGAAGAGATGATGTCCACGCTTCGTCAGCAGGCTGCCCAATATATTCCCCAATTATATCACTGCACCCGATGCCGGGCCGATGCCGTGGGCCTTTTGAACGAAGACCGGACTCAGGAATTGCGGGATTGCCTGACCGCCTGCAGCGCTTTGCCGCTCAATCCGGATGAGGATCGCCCTTATGTGGCTGTAGCCTCCCGGGAAGGAACGCTGGTCAACCTCCATCTTGGTGAGGCAGCCCAATTTATGATCTTTGGCCAGGCCGGGAAGGGCTTTTCTCTCATGGAAACCAGACCCGGCCCACAGCCAGGGTCCGGCCAGGCACGATGGCAGGCGCTCGTTCATACTCTGAGGGATTGCCGGGCGGTTCTGGTGAGCGGCATAGGCGAATCTCCCAAAACCGTCCTTGAGAAAGCCGGAATTCGTCCGGTGGAGATGTATGGTTTTATTGAACAGGGACTTGAAGCCGTATTCCACAATGGTGACCTGCGGGGGCTTAAAGCACGCCGCATCAGTTGCACCAGGGCCGCAGGATGCAGCAAAAGCGGCAGCGGCGCAGGCTGCTGCGGATAA
- a CDS encoding NifB/NifX family molybdenum-iron cluster-binding protein translates to MEKTRVAVVSKDGVNVNDHFGQASRFLIYDCGDTTLSLVEERSVEPLSVGDPHHPFDPEKFGRIADLLKDCTKVYVTKIGEVPAKKLQEYNIQPIIYAGPIATIPR, encoded by the coding sequence ATGGAGAAAACGCGAGTTGCAGTAGTCTCAAAAGACGGGGTGAATGTAAATGATCACTTTGGCCAGGCCAGTCGATTTCTGATCTACGACTGCGGGGATACTACTCTGAGTCTGGTAGAAGAGCGGTCGGTGGAGCCGCTTTCCGTGGGTGATCCCCATCACCCCTTTGATCCGGAAAAGTTTGGCCGGATAGCAGACCTGCTGAAGGACTGCACCAAAGTCTATGTCACGAAAATAGGAGAAGTTCCGGCAAAAAAATTACAGGAATATAATATTCAACCGATAATTTATGCAGGCCCTATTGCCACTATACCGAGATAA
- a CDS encoding nitrogenase component 1 has protein sequence MLSLTPKEISDRNALTVNPAKTCQPIGAMYAALGIHRCLPHSHGSQGCCAYHRSHLTRHYKEPVMASTSSFTEGAAVFGGMSNLRQAITNIFHIYDPDVIAVHTTCLSETIGDDLSTIILKARDEGLVPEGKWVIHCNTPSYAGSHVTGFSNMTTGMVKYFAQENERHREQINLIPGYVEPSDMREIKRLLAEMELPSVVFPDTSDVLDAPQQGAPVSVGKAADIYPKGGTRIRDLQSMGDSRVTLALGPFASENAAIELENRTEIPARIMDLPIGIAATDRFIQVLLETAEVLEPPASIADDRGRMVDIMLDMQQYFYDRKVAIYGDPDQVISLTEFAVSLGMKPIYVLTGTPGKRFDARIKGILKDVVPGARIKSSGDLFLLHQWIKNEPVDLLIGNTYGKYIARAEDIPFVRFGFPILDRVGHSYFPTVGYRGGMRLLEKMLDALLDRKDRDDPEERFELVL, from the coding sequence ATGCTGAGTTTAACACCGAAAGAAATATCTGACAGAAATGCTTTAACCGTTAATCCGGCCAAAACCTGTCAGCCTATAGGAGCCATGTATGCGGCGCTCGGCATTCACCGGTGCCTGCCGCACAGCCACGGGTCTCAAGGGTGCTGCGCCTACCACAGGAGCCACCTGACCCGGCACTACAAAGAGCCGGTCATGGCCTCAACCAGTTCCTTCACCGAAGGTGCGGCAGTGTTTGGCGGCATGAGTAACCTGCGCCAGGCCATTACCAACATATTCCATATATATGATCCCGATGTTATCGCGGTCCATACCACCTGCCTGTCCGAGACCATTGGCGATGACCTTTCCACGATCATCCTCAAGGCCAGAGACGAGGGCCTCGTTCCTGAGGGGAAATGGGTCATTCACTGCAACACTCCAAGCTACGCAGGCTCTCACGTGACCGGATTTTCCAATATGACCACGGGCATGGTGAAATACTTCGCTCAGGAAAACGAGAGACACCGCGAGCAGATAAACCTCATTCCAGGATATGTGGAGCCTTCGGACATGCGGGAAATAAAGAGGCTGCTGGCCGAAATGGAGCTTCCGTCAGTGGTTTTCCCGGACACTTCGGATGTTTTGGATGCGCCGCAGCAGGGAGCCCCTGTGTCAGTCGGAAAGGCTGCTGATATCTACCCCAAGGGCGGGACCCGGATCAGGGACCTTCAGAGCATGGGGGACAGCAGGGTCACTCTGGCCCTTGGCCCGTTCGCCTCGGAAAATGCAGCCATAGAGCTTGAGAACAGGACCGAAATTCCAGCCAGGATCATGGACCTTCCCATCGGCATCGCTGCTACTGACCGGTTTATCCAGGTGCTTCTGGAAACAGCCGAAGTGCTGGAGCCACCTGCTTCCATTGCTGATGACAGGGGAAGGATGGTGGATATCATGCTCGACATGCAGCAATATTTCTATGATCGCAAGGTAGCCATTTACGGGGACCCTGATCAGGTGATCAGTCTCACTGAATTTGCAGTCAGCCTGGGAATGAAGCCAATCTATGTCCTGACCGGCACGCCGGGGAAACGCTTTGATGCGCGAATCAAGGGTATTTTGAAAGATGTCGTACCTGGAGCCAGAATAAAGAGCAGCGGAGACCTCTTCCTGCTCCATCAGTGGATCAAGAACGAGCCGGTGGACCTTCTGATTGGAAACACCTACGGCAAATACATAGCCAGGGCCGAGGATATCCCCTTTGTCCGCTTTGGTTTCCCTATCCTGGACAGAGTGGGCCACAGCTACTTTCCAACCGTGGGATACCGGGGCGGAATGCGGCTCTTGGAGAAAATGCTCGATGCCCTCCTCGACCGCAAGGACAGGGACGATCCGGAGGAGCGCTTTGAACTGGTATTGTAA